The following coding sequences are from one Lolium rigidum isolate FL_2022 chromosome 6, APGP_CSIRO_Lrig_0.1, whole genome shotgun sequence window:
- the LOC124664869 gene encoding uncharacterized protein At4g28440-like has product MAMPPVFVKVDHIYPGTKGHTLLAKVLTSKTKTVRLKTCAGRAATQRRIECLIGDETGCILFNSPDDYVDVLKPGNTVILRNAKIDMSKGIMRLLLDKRGRVEVTEPASFDVKEDNNLSLVEYELVSVYE; this is encoded by the exons ATGGCTATGCCGCCGGTGTTCGTGAAGGTGGACCACATCTATCCCGGCACGAAAGGCCACACGCTCCTCGCCAAGGTGCTAACCTCCAAGACCAAGACCGTCCGCCTTAAGACCTGCGCCGGTCGGGCAGCCACGCAGAGGAGGATCGAGTGCCTCATCGGGGACGAGACTGGCTGCATCCTCTTCAACTCACCCGACGACTATG TTGACGTTTTGAAGCCCGGAAACACTGTTATTCTTCGAAATGCAAAGATTGATATGTCCAAAGGAATAATGAGGCTCCTTCTTGACAAAAGGGGCCGTGTTGAAGTGACTGAACCGGCAAGCTTCGATGTAAAGGAGGACAATAATCTCTCACTGGTGGAGTATGAACTCGTTTCTGTTTACGAGTGA